In a single window of the Drosophila albomicans strain 15112-1751.03 chromosome 3, ASM965048v2, whole genome shotgun sequence genome:
- the LOC117566376 gene encoding mucin-5AC isoform X5, with the protein MTADPISLCFWICLQPERYVPGSPIFRDSSPTPNATPTAPITVPPTTAATTTTTTGVSPTSRSRGQAMTISVSHAAHGNATATSNNKSNTSSAAKQLPTCYMSTRSAAMMALALGQQTRDEKTTTAKPASPRTHNRNVSTAPTPVRPTSTPTATASTSKSTTPTATTTTTSSTSKPTTPTTAARAAAQLNGMGILSGGSNSSGSSDNDGFSTSGSSTATALRRLYFKSGRSIKNKINSSTTAAPLNSLPMNPVSSAYHNSVSGATAMHSMGVGGVPKLVVMGASSASIPDTNINTSTDSACTLITNVTHTDTSETCDSLDLGDNSGPSEPLFSSLEEPLLTAIQIDSEHETSGGGGGMGMATEMELTSCSRYPPRHDMNLQDSTESQESCLSILTGEPSSTTPLLSSRQPSTAPPPTRGREHFTFDPPQSPKSARSSEKARSHFTFKEDAQQAPGRRASSAHYNGDTAAGEADSKAELEPLERSLPGNRSKKLRSRERDAMNGTRNRISPSVSPSSSSRTSPKRERKRTTPSVSTGAIAKINSAPPTMKDGNFFGSCQKQRQSQQQQQQQLSPSASSCAQQRKYSSSSSSGSSERCLRDAAAGGTMFPFDREALDYERIQRECFAPSSVTASTSSDSDEAEHCSVYERKLSTDIFQQYSRLSQQEQQQHHDRDRDRDRDRERPPSRKNSKRIRPDSVIHTTIRENQQYVPQSDAFYPQAKSSSSPSDHSYAELNKFEDIASKFEQIPPKHGSNSTLNLHLLHMHSPGSESLASASLSPTDATRKRSFKSKAKSKAQQQQQQLELEEATGGGGNSSINVTANPLEAAAVCKQPRATIVVQQHFLANIIYHLFFKIEMLQLSVCGSL; encoded by the exons CCCGAACGCTATGTACCTGGTTCGCCCATCTTTCGCGATAGCAGTCCCACTCccaatgccacgcccacagcacCTATAACAGTTCCgcccacaacagcagcaacaacgacgacgacgacgggcGTTTCTCCAACTTCGCGGAGTCGTGGTCAAG CTATGACAATTTCCGTTTCACATGCAGCACACGGCAATGCAACGGctaccagcaacaacaagagcaacaccTCCTCCGCCGCCAAGCAGCTGCCCACCTGCTACATGAGCACTCGCTCCGCAGCGATGATGGCACTCGCCCTGGGCCAGCAGACAAGAGACGAGAAGACAACCACAGCAAAGCCAGCCTCGCCACGCACTCACAATAGAAACGTTTCAACTGCGCCAACTCCTGTTCGTCCCACGTCTACGCCCACAGCTACAGCTAGCACTTCCAAGTCAACCACGcccacagccacaacaacaacaacgtccaGCACTTCGAAGCCAACCACGCCCACGACGGCAGCACGTGCCGCTGCCCAGCTCAACGGCATGGGCATTCTCTCCGGTGGCAGCAACTCGAGTGGCTCCAGCGACAACGATGGCTTCAGCACCTCCGGCTCCTCGACGGCAACGGCGCTGCGTCGTCTGTACTTCAAGAGCGGGCGCAGCATTAAGAACAAGATCAACTCATCCACCACCGCCGCCCCGCTCAACAGCCTGCCCATGAATCCCGTGTCCAGTGCCTATCACAACTCGGTGAGCGGTGCCACAGCCATGCATTCCATGGGCGTGGGCGGAGTGCCCAAG CTGGTGGTGATGGGAGCCTCGTCGGCATCCATTCCGGACACGAACATCAACACGTCCACGGACTCGGCCTGCACGCTCATCACGAATGTGACGCACACGGACACCTCGGAGACCTGCGATTCGCTCGATCTGG GCGACAACTCGGGGCCCAGCGAGCCGCTCTTCAGTTCGCTGGAGGAGCCTCTGCTGACGGCCATCCAAATCGATTCGGAGCACGAGACaagtggcggtggcggtggcatgGGCATGGCCACTGAGATGGAATTAACGAGCTGCTCGCGTTATCCCCCACGCCACGACATGAATCTGCAGGATAGCACCGAG AGCCAGGAGTCGTGTTTGTCCATATTGACGGGAGAACCGTCATCCACAACGCCGCTGCTGTCGTCACGGCAGCCCAGCACGGCGCCACCGCCGACACGAGGACGTGAGCACTTCACCTTCGATCCGCCGCAGTCGCCGAAATCCGCACGTAGCAGCGAGAAGGCGCGCAGTCACTTCACCTTCAAGGAGGACGCACAGCAGGCGCCCGGCCGTCGGGCGAGCAGCGCCCATTACAATGGCGACACAGCTGCTGGCGAGGCGGATTCCAAAGCGGAACTGGAGCCACTCGAGAGGAGTCTGCCTGGCAATCGCAGCAAGAAGTTGCGCTCAAGGGAACGCGATGCCATGAATGGCACACGCAATCGCATCTCGCCCAGCGTCTCGCCCTCGTCCAGCAGTCGCACCAGTCCCAAGCGAGAACGCAAACGAACCACTCCCTCTGTGTCCACTGGCGCTATAGCGAAGATCAACTCGGCGCCGCCTACGATGAAAGACGGTAACTTCTTTGGCAGTTGTCAGAAGCAACGTCAatcccaacagcagcagcaacagcagctctcTCCCTCTGCCTCGTCCTGCGCACAGCAGCGAAAGTATTCCTCCAGCTCGTCGAGTGGCAGCAGCGAGCGTTGTCTCCGCGATGCAGCTGCCGGCGGCACCATGTTTCCCTTTGATCGCGAGGCGCTCGACTACGAGCGTATACAGCGGGAATGCTTTGCACCCAGCTCGGTCACCGCGAGCACCAGCAGCGACTCCGACGAGGCGGAGCATTGCTCGGTCTACGAGCGCAAGCTGAGCACTGACATCTTTCAGCAGTACTCTCGCCTGTCGcagcaggaacagcagcaacatcacgATCGGGATCGAGATCGCGATAGGGATAGGGAGCGTCCGCCTTCGCGCAAGAATTCGAAGCGCATTCGTCCCGATTCGGTGATACACACAACCATACGGGAGAATCAACAGTATGTGCCGCAATCGGACGCGTTTTATCCGCAAGCCAAGTCTTCCTCCTCGCCCAGTGATCACTCCTACGCCGAGCTCAACAAATTCGAAGATATCGCCAGCAAATTCGAGCAGATTCCGCCCAAGCATGGCTCCAACTCCACCCTCAATCTGCATCTGCTGCACATGCATAGTCCAGGTAGTGAGTCCCTTGCATCCGCCTCGCTGAGTCCCACAGATGCCACTCGCAAGCGATCCTTCAAGAGCAAAGCCAAGTCCaaggcgcagcagcagcagcaacagttggaGCTGGAGGAGGCAACgggtggcggtggcaacagCTCCATCAATGTGACGGCGAATCCCTTGGAAGCAGCCGCCGTCTGCAAGCAACCACGTGCCACCATCGTGGTCCAACAA CATTTTCTAGCCAATATCATAtatcatttgtttttcaaaattgaaatgttgcaaCTGTCAGTCTGTGGAAGCTTGTAA
- the LOC117566376 gene encoding mucin-12 isoform X3: MTADPISLCFWICLQPERYVPGSPIFRDSSPTPNATPTAPITVPPTTAATTTTTTGVSPTSRSRGQAHGNATATSNNKSNTSSAAKQLPTCYMSTRSAAMMALALGQQTRDEKTTTAKPASPRTHNRNVSTAPTPVRPTSTPTATASTSKSTTPTATTTTTSSTSKPTTPTTAARAAAQLNGMGILSGGSNSSGSSDNDGFSTSGSSTATALRRLYFKSGRSIKNKINSSTTAAPLNSLPMNPVSSAYHNSVSGATAMHSMGVGGVPKLVVMGASSASIPDTNINTSTDSACTLITNVTHTDTSETCDSLDLGDNSGPSEPLFSSLEEPLLTAIQIDSEHETSGGGGGMGMATEMELTSCSRYPPRHDMNLQDSTESQESCLSILTGEPSSTTPLLSSRQPSTAPPPTRGREHFTFDPPQSPKSARSSEKARSHFTFKEDAQQAPGRRASSAHYNGDTAAGEADSKAELEPLERSLPGNRSKKLRSRERDAMNGTRNRISPSVSPSSSSRTSPKRERKRTTPSVSTGAIAKINSAPPTMKDGNFFGSCQKQRQSQQQQQQQLSPSASSCAQQRKYSSSSSSGSSERCLRDAAAGGTMFPFDREALDYERIQRECFAPSSVTASTSSDSDEAEHCSVYERKLSTDIFQQYSRLSQQEQQQHHDRDRDRDRDRERPPSRKNSKRIRPDSVIHTTIRENQQYVPQSDAFYPQAKSSSSPSDHSYAELNKFEDIASKFEQIPPKHGSNSTLNLHLLHMHSPGSESLASASLSPTDATRKRSFKSKAKSKAQQQQQQLELEEATGGGGNSSINVTANPLEAAAVCKQPRATIVVQQPSLSMDNTVETLLIKNEGDFISVEQGKELNARKRHSQQLAHPPHAAQLLHHHHHHHQVQGHGYSSQQQQQQQQQQQSHNKRDENMRQLLDVTNTLTIEELRDFEMRYGSPHHSRSQSVKMPGSRASGRPNQLCLPQQRSRVASMPNTGVEEEYYRLRHFSITGKGVVNRGDSLKSRRSRSNNSVASSNSSTEHLTAQQQQQQQQQQHGQQQLPAPSSASARTSLASSRESSTSNPGNGPYRVLMLGGPAVGKSSLVSQFMTSEYLHAYDTSIDLGNCDIRIHIEKAADDDESGEKAVSVLLSGEESELIFIDHGYTEMTPNECLTNYDPHGYCVIYSAADRSSFSIAEQVLQVLWTNQNIAQKAVILVSNKADLARSRLVTSEEGKAMATAYDCKFIETSVGINHNVDELLVGLLSQIRLKLENPEKSRDLFRKRSIRKSKRRACSPLSAGCLNANTPLGPLGSALGDAAGTPPGSAHSSPRKYRGSRTSTSLKVKGLLGRVWTRDSKSKSCENLHVL, from the exons CCCGAACGCTATGTACCTGGTTCGCCCATCTTTCGCGATAGCAGTCCCACTCccaatgccacgcccacagcacCTATAACAGTTCCgcccacaacagcagcaacaacgacgacgacgacgggcGTTTCTCCAACTTCGCGGAGTCGTGGTCAAG CACACGGCAATGCAACGGctaccagcaacaacaagagcaacaccTCCTCCGCCGCCAAGCAGCTGCCCACCTGCTACATGAGCACTCGCTCCGCAGCGATGATGGCACTCGCCCTGGGCCAGCAGACAAGAGACGAGAAGACAACCACAGCAAAGCCAGCCTCGCCACGCACTCACAATAGAAACGTTTCAACTGCGCCAACTCCTGTTCGTCCCACGTCTACGCCCACAGCTACAGCTAGCACTTCCAAGTCAACCACGcccacagccacaacaacaacaacgtccaGCACTTCGAAGCCAACCACGCCCACGACGGCAGCACGTGCCGCTGCCCAGCTCAACGGCATGGGCATTCTCTCCGGTGGCAGCAACTCGAGTGGCTCCAGCGACAACGATGGCTTCAGCACCTCCGGCTCCTCGACGGCAACGGCGCTGCGTCGTCTGTACTTCAAGAGCGGGCGCAGCATTAAGAACAAGATCAACTCATCCACCACCGCCGCCCCGCTCAACAGCCTGCCCATGAATCCCGTGTCCAGTGCCTATCACAACTCGGTGAGCGGTGCCACAGCCATGCATTCCATGGGCGTGGGCGGAGTGCCCAAG CTGGTGGTGATGGGAGCCTCGTCGGCATCCATTCCGGACACGAACATCAACACGTCCACGGACTCGGCCTGCACGCTCATCACGAATGTGACGCACACGGACACCTCGGAGACCTGCGATTCGCTCGATCTGG GCGACAACTCGGGGCCCAGCGAGCCGCTCTTCAGTTCGCTGGAGGAGCCTCTGCTGACGGCCATCCAAATCGATTCGGAGCACGAGACaagtggcggtggcggtggcatgGGCATGGCCACTGAGATGGAATTAACGAGCTGCTCGCGTTATCCCCCACGCCACGACATGAATCTGCAGGATAGCACCGAG AGCCAGGAGTCGTGTTTGTCCATATTGACGGGAGAACCGTCATCCACAACGCCGCTGCTGTCGTCACGGCAGCCCAGCACGGCGCCACCGCCGACACGAGGACGTGAGCACTTCACCTTCGATCCGCCGCAGTCGCCGAAATCCGCACGTAGCAGCGAGAAGGCGCGCAGTCACTTCACCTTCAAGGAGGACGCACAGCAGGCGCCCGGCCGTCGGGCGAGCAGCGCCCATTACAATGGCGACACAGCTGCTGGCGAGGCGGATTCCAAAGCGGAACTGGAGCCACTCGAGAGGAGTCTGCCTGGCAATCGCAGCAAGAAGTTGCGCTCAAGGGAACGCGATGCCATGAATGGCACACGCAATCGCATCTCGCCCAGCGTCTCGCCCTCGTCCAGCAGTCGCACCAGTCCCAAGCGAGAACGCAAACGAACCACTCCCTCTGTGTCCACTGGCGCTATAGCGAAGATCAACTCGGCGCCGCCTACGATGAAAGACGGTAACTTCTTTGGCAGTTGTCAGAAGCAACGTCAatcccaacagcagcagcaacagcagctctcTCCCTCTGCCTCGTCCTGCGCACAGCAGCGAAAGTATTCCTCCAGCTCGTCGAGTGGCAGCAGCGAGCGTTGTCTCCGCGATGCAGCTGCCGGCGGCACCATGTTTCCCTTTGATCGCGAGGCGCTCGACTACGAGCGTATACAGCGGGAATGCTTTGCACCCAGCTCGGTCACCGCGAGCACCAGCAGCGACTCCGACGAGGCGGAGCATTGCTCGGTCTACGAGCGCAAGCTGAGCACTGACATCTTTCAGCAGTACTCTCGCCTGTCGcagcaggaacagcagcaacatcacgATCGGGATCGAGATCGCGATAGGGATAGGGAGCGTCCGCCTTCGCGCAAGAATTCGAAGCGCATTCGTCCCGATTCGGTGATACACACAACCATACGGGAGAATCAACAGTATGTGCCGCAATCGGACGCGTTTTATCCGCAAGCCAAGTCTTCCTCCTCGCCCAGTGATCACTCCTACGCCGAGCTCAACAAATTCGAAGATATCGCCAGCAAATTCGAGCAGATTCCGCCCAAGCATGGCTCCAACTCCACCCTCAATCTGCATCTGCTGCACATGCATAGTCCAGGTAGTGAGTCCCTTGCATCCGCCTCGCTGAGTCCCACAGATGCCACTCGCAAGCGATCCTTCAAGAGCAAAGCCAAGTCCaaggcgcagcagcagcagcaacagttggaGCTGGAGGAGGCAACgggtggcggtggcaacagCTCCATCAATGTGACGGCGAATCCCTTGGAAGCAGCCGCCGTCTGCAAGCAACCACGTGCCACCATCGTGGTCCAACAA CCCTCACTCAGCATGGACAACACGGTTGAGACGCTGCTCATCAAAAATGAAGGCGATTTCATCAGCGTGGAGCAGGGCAAGGAGTTGAACGCTCGAAAGCGACACTCACAGCAGCTGGCACATCCGCCGCATGCCGCTCAGCTGCtgcatcatcaccatcatcatcaccaggTGCAGGGACATGGCTACTCgtcgcaacagcaacaacagcagcagcagcagcaacagtcacaCAACAAGAGGGACGAGAACATGCGACAGCTGTTGGATGTAACAAATACCCTTACCATTGAGGAGCTGCGTGACTTTGAAATGCG CTATGGCTCACCACACCACAGTCGCTCGCAGTCGGTGAAAATGCCCGGCAGCCGTGCCTCGGGACGCCCCAATCAACTGTGTCTGCCCCAGCAACGATCTCG CGTGGCTTCCATGCCCAACACTGGCGTTGAGGAGGAATACTACAGACTGCGACACTTTTCCATTACGGGCAAAGGCGTTGTCAATCGTGGAGATTCGCTAAAGAGTCGACGCAGTCGCTCCAACAACAGCGTTGccagctccaactccagcaCCGAGCACTTGACagcccagcaacagcagcagcagcaacaacaacaacatggacaacagcagctgccagcGCCAAGTTCGGCCTCGGCACGCACATCACTGGCATCGAGTCGAGAGAGCAGTACATCAAATCCAGGCAATGGTCCCTACAG AGTTTTGATGCTTGGCGGTCCGGCAGTGGGCAAAAGTTCGCTGGTCTCGCAGTTCATGACCTCAGAGTATTTGCATGCATATGACACGAGCATTG ATCTAGGCAACTGTGATATCCGCATACATATTGAAAAAGCCGCCGACG ATGACGAATCGGGCGAAAAAGCCGTATCAGTATTACTCAGTGGCGAAGAATCCGAGTTGATTTTCATAGATCATGGATACACCGAAATGACG CCGAATGAATGCTTGACCAACTATGATCCACATGGTTACTGCGTCATCTACTCTGCCGCGGACCGCAGCAGCTTTAGCATTGCCGAGCAGGTGCTTCAGGTGTTATGGACCAATCAGAATATCGCACAGAAAGCCGTCATACTGGTGTCAAACAAAGCGGACCTGGCCAGGAGTCGACTCGTTACATCCGAAG AGGGCAAGGCCATGGCCACAGCGTATGATTGCAAATTCATTGAGACGTCGGTGGGCATCAATCACAATGTGGATGAGCTGCTCGTCGGTCTGTTGTCCCAGATACGCCTCAAGCTCGAGAATCCCGAAAAGTCGAG GGATCTGTTTCGCAAGCGTTCCATTCGCAAGTCAAAGCGTCGAGCATGCTCACCGCTCAGCGCCGGCTGCCTCAATGCCAACACTCCGCTGGGTCCGCTTGGATCAGCGCTGGGAGATGCGGCTGGTACGCCGCCGGGCAGTGCGCACAGCAG TCCACGTAAATATCGCGGCTCGCGTACCTCGACCAGCCTGAAGGTCAAGGGGCTGCTTGGACGTGTCTGGACGCGCGATTCCAAATCGAAGAGTTGCGAGAATCTGCACGTGCTCTAA
- the LOC117566376 gene encoding serine-rich adhesin for platelets isoform X1, which yields MTADPISLCFWICLQPERYVPGSPIFRDSSPTPNATPTAPITVPPTTAATTTTTTGVSPTSRSRGQAMTISVSHAAHGNATATSNNKSNTSSAAKQLPTCYMSTRSAAMMALALGQQTRDEKTTTAKPASPRTHNRNVSTAPTPVRPTSTPTATASTSKSTTPTATTTTTSSTSKPTTPTTAARAAAQLNGMGILSGGSNSSGSSDNDGFSTSGSSTATALRRLYFKSGRSIKNKINSSTTAAPLNSLPMNPVSSAYHNSVSGATAMHSMGVGGVPKLVVMGASSASIPDTNINTSTDSACTLITNVTHTDTSETCDSLDLGDNSGPSEPLFSSLEEPLLTAIQIDSEHETSGGGGGMGMATEMELTSCSRYPPRHDMNLQDSTESQESCLSILTGEPSSTTPLLSSRQPSTAPPPTRGREHFTFDPPQSPKSARSSEKARSHFTFKEDAQQAPGRRASSAHYNGDTAAGEADSKAELEPLERSLPGNRSKKLRSRERDAMNGTRNRISPSVSPSSSSRTSPKRERKRTTPSVSTGAIAKINSAPPTMKDGNFFGSCQKQRQSQQQQQQQLSPSASSCAQQRKYSSSSSSGSSERCLRDAAAGGTMFPFDREALDYERIQRECFAPSSVTASTSSDSDEAEHCSVYERKLSTDIFQQYSRLSQQEQQQHHDRDRDRDRDRERPPSRKNSKRIRPDSVIHTTIRENQQYVPQSDAFYPQAKSSSSPSDHSYAELNKFEDIASKFEQIPPKHGSNSTLNLHLLHMHSPGSESLASASLSPTDATRKRSFKSKAKSKAQQQQQQLELEEATGGGGNSSINVTANPLEAAAVCKQPRATIVVQQPSLSMDNTVETLLIKNEGDFISVEQGKELNARKRHSQQLAHPPHAAQLLHHHHHHHQVQGHGYSSQQQQQQQQQQQSHNKRDENMRQLLDVTNTLTIEELRDFEMRYGSPHHSRSQSVKMPGSRASGRPNQLCLPQQRSRVASMPNTGVEEEYYRLRHFSITGKGVVNRGDSLKSRRSRSNNSVASSNSSTEHLTAQQQQQQQQQQHGQQQLPAPSSASARTSLASSRESSTSNPGNGPYRVLMLGGPAVGKSSLVSQFMTSEYLHAYDTSIDLGNCDIRIHIEKAADDDESGEKAVSVLLSGEESELIFIDHGYTEMTPNECLTNYDPHGYCVIYSAADRSSFSIAEQVLQVLWTNQNIAQKAVILVSNKADLARSRLVTSEEGKAMATAYDCKFIETSVGINHNVDELLVGLLSQIRLKLENPEKSRDLFRKRSIRKSKRRACSPLSAGCLNANTPLGPLGSALGDAAGTPPGSAHSSPRKYRGSRTSTSLKVKGLLGRVWTRDSKSKSCENLHVL from the exons CCCGAACGCTATGTACCTGGTTCGCCCATCTTTCGCGATAGCAGTCCCACTCccaatgccacgcccacagcacCTATAACAGTTCCgcccacaacagcagcaacaacgacgacgacgacgggcGTTTCTCCAACTTCGCGGAGTCGTGGTCAAG CTATGACAATTTCCGTTTCACATGCAGCACACGGCAATGCAACGGctaccagcaacaacaagagcaacaccTCCTCCGCCGCCAAGCAGCTGCCCACCTGCTACATGAGCACTCGCTCCGCAGCGATGATGGCACTCGCCCTGGGCCAGCAGACAAGAGACGAGAAGACAACCACAGCAAAGCCAGCCTCGCCACGCACTCACAATAGAAACGTTTCAACTGCGCCAACTCCTGTTCGTCCCACGTCTACGCCCACAGCTACAGCTAGCACTTCCAAGTCAACCACGcccacagccacaacaacaacaacgtccaGCACTTCGAAGCCAACCACGCCCACGACGGCAGCACGTGCCGCTGCCCAGCTCAACGGCATGGGCATTCTCTCCGGTGGCAGCAACTCGAGTGGCTCCAGCGACAACGATGGCTTCAGCACCTCCGGCTCCTCGACGGCAACGGCGCTGCGTCGTCTGTACTTCAAGAGCGGGCGCAGCATTAAGAACAAGATCAACTCATCCACCACCGCCGCCCCGCTCAACAGCCTGCCCATGAATCCCGTGTCCAGTGCCTATCACAACTCGGTGAGCGGTGCCACAGCCATGCATTCCATGGGCGTGGGCGGAGTGCCCAAG CTGGTGGTGATGGGAGCCTCGTCGGCATCCATTCCGGACACGAACATCAACACGTCCACGGACTCGGCCTGCACGCTCATCACGAATGTGACGCACACGGACACCTCGGAGACCTGCGATTCGCTCGATCTGG GCGACAACTCGGGGCCCAGCGAGCCGCTCTTCAGTTCGCTGGAGGAGCCTCTGCTGACGGCCATCCAAATCGATTCGGAGCACGAGACaagtggcggtggcggtggcatgGGCATGGCCACTGAGATGGAATTAACGAGCTGCTCGCGTTATCCCCCACGCCACGACATGAATCTGCAGGATAGCACCGAG AGCCAGGAGTCGTGTTTGTCCATATTGACGGGAGAACCGTCATCCACAACGCCGCTGCTGTCGTCACGGCAGCCCAGCACGGCGCCACCGCCGACACGAGGACGTGAGCACTTCACCTTCGATCCGCCGCAGTCGCCGAAATCCGCACGTAGCAGCGAGAAGGCGCGCAGTCACTTCACCTTCAAGGAGGACGCACAGCAGGCGCCCGGCCGTCGGGCGAGCAGCGCCCATTACAATGGCGACACAGCTGCTGGCGAGGCGGATTCCAAAGCGGAACTGGAGCCACTCGAGAGGAGTCTGCCTGGCAATCGCAGCAAGAAGTTGCGCTCAAGGGAACGCGATGCCATGAATGGCACACGCAATCGCATCTCGCCCAGCGTCTCGCCCTCGTCCAGCAGTCGCACCAGTCCCAAGCGAGAACGCAAACGAACCACTCCCTCTGTGTCCACTGGCGCTATAGCGAAGATCAACTCGGCGCCGCCTACGATGAAAGACGGTAACTTCTTTGGCAGTTGTCAGAAGCAACGTCAatcccaacagcagcagcaacagcagctctcTCCCTCTGCCTCGTCCTGCGCACAGCAGCGAAAGTATTCCTCCAGCTCGTCGAGTGGCAGCAGCGAGCGTTGTCTCCGCGATGCAGCTGCCGGCGGCACCATGTTTCCCTTTGATCGCGAGGCGCTCGACTACGAGCGTATACAGCGGGAATGCTTTGCACCCAGCTCGGTCACCGCGAGCACCAGCAGCGACTCCGACGAGGCGGAGCATTGCTCGGTCTACGAGCGCAAGCTGAGCACTGACATCTTTCAGCAGTACTCTCGCCTGTCGcagcaggaacagcagcaacatcacgATCGGGATCGAGATCGCGATAGGGATAGGGAGCGTCCGCCTTCGCGCAAGAATTCGAAGCGCATTCGTCCCGATTCGGTGATACACACAACCATACGGGAGAATCAACAGTATGTGCCGCAATCGGACGCGTTTTATCCGCAAGCCAAGTCTTCCTCCTCGCCCAGTGATCACTCCTACGCCGAGCTCAACAAATTCGAAGATATCGCCAGCAAATTCGAGCAGATTCCGCCCAAGCATGGCTCCAACTCCACCCTCAATCTGCATCTGCTGCACATGCATAGTCCAGGTAGTGAGTCCCTTGCATCCGCCTCGCTGAGTCCCACAGATGCCACTCGCAAGCGATCCTTCAAGAGCAAAGCCAAGTCCaaggcgcagcagcagcagcaacagttggaGCTGGAGGAGGCAACgggtggcggtggcaacagCTCCATCAATGTGACGGCGAATCCCTTGGAAGCAGCCGCCGTCTGCAAGCAACCACGTGCCACCATCGTGGTCCAACAA CCCTCACTCAGCATGGACAACACGGTTGAGACGCTGCTCATCAAAAATGAAGGCGATTTCATCAGCGTGGAGCAGGGCAAGGAGTTGAACGCTCGAAAGCGACACTCACAGCAGCTGGCACATCCGCCGCATGCCGCTCAGCTGCtgcatcatcaccatcatcatcaccaggTGCAGGGACATGGCTACTCgtcgcaacagcaacaacagcagcagcagcagcaacagtcacaCAACAAGAGGGACGAGAACATGCGACAGCTGTTGGATGTAACAAATACCCTTACCATTGAGGAGCTGCGTGACTTTGAAATGCG CTATGGCTCACCACACCACAGTCGCTCGCAGTCGGTGAAAATGCCCGGCAGCCGTGCCTCGGGACGCCCCAATCAACTGTGTCTGCCCCAGCAACGATCTCG CGTGGCTTCCATGCCCAACACTGGCGTTGAGGAGGAATACTACAGACTGCGACACTTTTCCATTACGGGCAAAGGCGTTGTCAATCGTGGAGATTCGCTAAAGAGTCGACGCAGTCGCTCCAACAACAGCGTTGccagctccaactccagcaCCGAGCACTTGACagcccagcaacagcagcagcagcaacaacaacaacatggacaacagcagctgccagcGCCAAGTTCGGCCTCGGCACGCACATCACTGGCATCGAGTCGAGAGAGCAGTACATCAAATCCAGGCAATGGTCCCTACAG AGTTTTGATGCTTGGCGGTCCGGCAGTGGGCAAAAGTTCGCTGGTCTCGCAGTTCATGACCTCAGAGTATTTGCATGCATATGACACGAGCATTG ATCTAGGCAACTGTGATATCCGCATACATATTGAAAAAGCCGCCGACG ATGACGAATCGGGCGAAAAAGCCGTATCAGTATTACTCAGTGGCGAAGAATCCGAGTTGATTTTCATAGATCATGGATACACCGAAATGACG CCGAATGAATGCTTGACCAACTATGATCCACATGGTTACTGCGTCATCTACTCTGCCGCGGACCGCAGCAGCTTTAGCATTGCCGAGCAGGTGCTTCAGGTGTTATGGACCAATCAGAATATCGCACAGAAAGCCGTCATACTGGTGTCAAACAAAGCGGACCTGGCCAGGAGTCGACTCGTTACATCCGAAG AGGGCAAGGCCATGGCCACAGCGTATGATTGCAAATTCATTGAGACGTCGGTGGGCATCAATCACAATGTGGATGAGCTGCTCGTCGGTCTGTTGTCCCAGATACGCCTCAAGCTCGAGAATCCCGAAAAGTCGAG GGATCTGTTTCGCAAGCGTTCCATTCGCAAGTCAAAGCGTCGAGCATGCTCACCGCTCAGCGCCGGCTGCCTCAATGCCAACACTCCGCTGGGTCCGCTTGGATCAGCGCTGGGAGATGCGGCTGGTACGCCGCCGGGCAGTGCGCACAGCAG TCCACGTAAATATCGCGGCTCGCGTACCTCGACCAGCCTGAAGGTCAAGGGGCTGCTTGGACGTGTCTGGACGCGCGATTCCAAATCGAAGAGTTGCGAGAATCTGCACGTGCTCTAA